The Nicotiana tabacum cultivar K326 chromosome 14, ASM71507v2, whole genome shotgun sequence genome contains a region encoding:
- the LOC107793809 gene encoding uncharacterized protein LOC107793809 encodes MASWYVMFVFALVLVHATARNIPEVSKPNEPQTQAHEVQTHGLTVNTEVISTAPTPSEGLDDQKNFMTFGGVGGWAGVGGYAGVLPTLGGIGGGMGVGGGIGGVSGIGGLGGLGGIGGAAGGAGGLGGVGGLGVGGGVGGLGGIGGGVGGLGGIGGGVGGLGGIGGIKP; translated from the exons ATGGCAAGTTGGTATGTAATGTTTGTGTTTGCACTTGTACTTGTCCATGCAACAGCAAGAAATATTCCCGAAGTGTCCAAACCAAACGAGCCTCAGACGCAG GCTCATGAGGTTCAAACTCATGGTTTAACTGTAAACACTGAGGTTATAAGTACAGCTCCAACACCTAGTGAAGGACTTGATGACCAAAAGAATTTCATGACATTTGGTGGCGTTGGTGGCTGGGCAGGAGTTGGTGGCTATGCTGGTGTATTGCCAACTCTTGGTGGAATTGGCGGCGGCATGGGCGTCGGAGGTGGAATAGGCGGTGTCAGTGGAATTGGAGGGCTCGGCGGGCTTGGTGGCATTGGCGGAGCAGCTGGCGGTGCCGGAGGACTTGGTGGTGTTGGTGGTTTAGGTGTTGGTGGTGGAGTTGGTGGTCTTGGTGGCATTGGTGGTGGAGTTGGTGGTCTTGGTGGCATTGGTGGTGGAGTTGGTGGTCTTGGTGGCATTGGTGGTATCAAACCCTAG